The following proteins come from a genomic window of Gossypium raimondii isolate GPD5lz chromosome 5, ASM2569854v1, whole genome shotgun sequence:
- the LOC105768266 gene encoding uncharacterized protein LOC105768266 isoform X1 codes for MAMSSKFDLSSGSPDRPLYTSGQRGAYLAAQLDRSGSFRETMENQILPSLSGMSRSGSVVAQEDVSNFFQCLRFNPKVVASDHKSSRQGDFKRHINVALGISADESPTVLSKGKLLPSPIPEEIKRLKAGLRDSSVKARERMKTFNEALSVFNKFFPSIPSKKRSRSDSFSGDRCNALLSSGRSILGPTIGKMGMHNLSVAGDFEFEQQKSEERPKNVVPSKRTRTSLVDVRMDMRNNALVKQPGNADRERELLRVSNSGAVQGEDRTVSGGIDGWEKAKMKKKRSGIKIDVSPSMVSAKPVEGYRESKQGIQQRAVSDARSRLNNESHGFRSGIANGSVGVGKSEGISPPTGLGPRSSNPRSDPDNSSPLSDRRDRPVASDKERVNIRAVNKMNVCDEFSSGSPTSSSKMNASVRGPRSGSGVGPKLSPIVHRVASNDWELSHCTNKPPTAGGANNRKRTTSARSSSLPVTHWASQRPLKSSRSARRTNIVPIVSSNDETPSLDAMSDMAGDETGSGFARCLSSNSPRQVKLKGDALSSATLSESEESGAAEIKSKEKVKFSDEIDQKAGRNVQKVSPLVLPSRKNKLMTGEDKGDAVRRQGRTGRGITSSRSLMPMTVEKFGNVGTAKQLRSARLGLDKAESKAGRPPTRKLTDRKAYARQRHVAISAAADFLVGLEDGHEELVAAVNNLINSAHAFPNSFWRQMEPFFGFISDADIAYLKQQGNFELAKLGSTPVPSITNGCHTISSGCGLLEQERDGRIAAVIPDGEVLSPQLVLDTGDKNVISLCQRFIAALIPEEVSDCGNEDLPCDSYGTGFEMDGELGSNGLSHIVNFQSTGHTSFNGYRITGKPEHDDSEIGMLRNAEIHSNFSPSLNGTFGNQSMPGSVCSEFQYESMNINEKLLLEAQSVGIFLEPLPDVAQMEDDEICADISKLEEKLNEQVSKKKGLLEKLLETATETRRTQEKGFEQLALDKLVMMAYGKYMSCWGRNAGGKSSSNKTIKLAALAFVKRTLDRYHKFEDTGKSCFDEPMLRDMFLSGFFLNDGQSGKPCSNSSIRSRSSGQNGDSYAVNSPDLLPPTNRLSGQTAVKDDSWSNRVKKRELLLEDVVGGTSLSSNAKGKRSERDREGKGHGREVLSRNGTNKIGRPVSNVKGGRKSKAKPKQKTTQLSVSVNGLLEKMPEQPKTSTSVSKLTEITANNNAGEKDEFSLDALDDLQLPGQDLGSWLNIDDDGLQDHDFMGLEIPMDDLSDLNMMV; via the exons ATGGCAATGTCTAGCAAGTTTGATCTGTCTTCTGGTAGCCCGGATAGGCCACTGTACACCAGTGGGCAGCGTGGAGCCTACTTAGCTGCTCAGCTTGACAGATCAGGTAGCTTTCGCGAGACCATGGAGAACCAAATTCTACCTTCTCTTTCTGGTATGTCAAGGAGCGGTTCTGTAGTAGCCCAAGAAGATGTATCCAACTTCTTCCAATGCCTGCGTTTCAATCCAAAGGTGGTTGCTTCTGATCATAAGTCTAGTCGTCAAGGAGACTTTAAACGGCACATTAATGTTGCTCTTGGCATTTCTGCTGATGAATCTCCTACTGTGTTGTCAAAAGGCAAGTTGCTGCCTTCTCCCATACCTGAGGAAATAAAACGACTTAAGGCTGGTCTACGTGATTCTTCTGTCAAAGCAAG GGAGCGTATGAAAACTTTCAATGAAGCCTTATCAGTATTCAACAAGTTTTTTCCAAGCATACCATCTAAGAAGAGATCTCGATCAGATAGCTTTTCTGGTGACCGATGTAATGCCTTGTTATCTAGTGGTCGGTCCATCTTGGGGCCTACCATTGGCAAGATGGGAATGCATAATCTTTCTGTTGCTGGAGATTTTGAATTTGAAcagcagaagtcagaagaaAGGCCCAAAAATGTTGTTCCAAGTAAACGAACTCGAACTTCTCTGGTGGATGTCAgg ATGGATATGCGGAACAATGCTTTAGTTAAGCAGCCTGGTAATGCAGATAGGGAAAGGGAACTGCTCAGGGTGTCAAATAGCGGTGCAGTTCAGGGTGAGGATCGAACTGTATCAGGTGGCATTGATGGATGGGAAAAGgcaaagatgaagaaaaagcGTTCTGGGATAAAAATTGATGTATCTCCTAGTATGGTATCAGCCAAACCTGTGGAAGGGTACCGGGAATCTAAACAGGGAATACAGCAAAGGGCTGTTTCTGATGCTCGATCAAGGTTAAATAATGAATCCCATGGCTTCAG GTCAGGAATTGCTAATGGATCTGTTGGAGTAGGAAAATCGGAAGGTATCTCGCCGCCGACTGGCTTGGGTCCACGCTCGTCTAACCCTAGGTCTGATCCAGACAACAGCTCCCCTCTCAGTGATCGGAGAGATCGTCCTGTTGCTTCTGATAAAGAGAGAGTGAATATCAGAGCTGTTAACAA GATGAATGTCTGTGATGAATTTAGTTCAGGTAGTCCTACTTCaagctcaaaaatgaatgcatCTGTTCGTGGTCCTCGATCAGGGTCTGGGGTCGGTCCAAAGTTGTCGCCAATTGTTCATAGGGTGGCATCAAATGACTGGGAGCTTTCTCACTGTACAAATAAACCACCTACTGCTGGTGGAGCTAATAACCGAAAACGCACGACATCAGCTAGGTCTTCATCACTACCTGTCACCCACTGGGCCAGCCAGAGACCACTGAAGAGCTCTCGTAGTGCAAGACGAACAAATATTGTTCCTATTGTTTCAAGTAATGATGAAACACCGTCGCTGGATGCTATGTCTGATATGGCAGGTGATGAAACTGGGTCAGGATTTGCTAGATGCTTGTCAAGCAATTCTCCTCGACAAGTTAAACTAAAAGGTGATGCCTTATCTTCAGCTACTCTTTCTGAGAGTGAGGAGTCTGGGGCTgctgaaattaaatctaaagaAAAGGTGAAATTTTCGGATGAAATAGATCAGAAAGCTGGACGGAATGTTCAAAAGGTATCCCCTTTGGTCTTGCCATCAAGAAAGAATAAGCTGATGACTGGAGAAGATAAAGGAGATGCTGTACGTCGACAAGGGAGGACTGGACGGGGTATTACTTCTTCAAGATCTCTTATGCCAATGACAGTTGAGAAGTTTGGCAATGTGGGGACGGCAAAACAGCTCAGAAGTGCCAGGCTTGGCTTGGATAAGGCTGAAAG CAAGGCTGGTCGTCCTCCAACTAGGAAGCTAACTGACCGCAAGGCCTATGCACGCCAGAGGCATGTAGCTATCAGTGCAGCTGCAGATTTCCTTG TTGGTTTGGAGGATGGGCATGAAGAGTTGGTAGCTGCTGTAAACAATCTTATTAATTCTG CCCATGCCTTTCCAAACTCCTTTTGGAGGCAGATGGAGCCTTTTTTTGGTTTCATATCTGATGCAGATATTGCCTATTTGAAGCAGCAG GGAAATTTCGAACTCGCCAAATTGGGATCAACACCAGTTCCTTCTATTACAAACGGTTGTCATACCATCTCCAGTGGGTGTGGGTTGCTTGAACAGGAAAGAGATGGCAGAATTGCTGCTGTAATACCAGATGGTGAAGTCCTTTCACCACAATTGGTCCTGGATACTGGAGACAAAAATGTGATTTCTCTCTGTCAGAGATTTATAGCAGCTCTAATTCCAGAAGAAGTTAGTGACTGTGGAAATGAAGACCTTCCATGCGATTCGTATGGAACTGGATTTGAGATGGATGGAGAATTGGGATCCAATGGTTTGAGTCATATTGTTAACTTCCAGTCTACTGGGCATACTTCGTTCAATGGTTATAGGATAACTGGGAAGCCAGAACATGATGATTCTGAAATTGGTATGTTGAGAAATGCAGAAATTCACTCAAATTTTAGCCCATCCTTGAATGGCACTTTTGGAAACCAATCAATGCCTGGCTCGGTTTGTTCAGAATTCCAGTATGAGAGTATGAATATAAATGAGAAACTCCTTTTGGAGGCCCAAAGTGTTGGAATTTTCTTAGAACCACTG CCTGATGTAGCACAGATGGAGGATGATGAAATTTGTGCAGACATTAGTAAGCTAGAGGAGAAGCTCAATGAACAG GTTTCAAAGAAGAAAGGCCTGCTTGAAAAGCTGTTGGAAACTGCCACAGAAACAAGAAGAACTCAGGAGAA GGGATTCGAACAGCTTGCTCTTGACAAACTTGTCATGATGGCTTATGGGAAGTACATG AGTTGTTGGGGTCGTAATGCTGGTGGGAAGAGTTCCAGTAACAAAACGATCAAGCTAGCTGCCTTGGCATTTGTTAAACGGACATTAGATCGATATCATAAATTTGAAGATACAGGCAAGAGCTGCTTCGATGAGCCCATGCTTAGAGACATGTTTCTTTCTGGGTTTTTCCTAAATGATGGTCAATCTGGGAAGCCCTGTTCAAATAGCTCTATCCGTTCTAGAAGTTCAG GTCAAAATGGGGATAGCTATGCTGTTAATTCGCCTGATCTGCTTCCACCCACAAATCGGTTATCTGGTCAAACTGCTGTTAAAGATGACTCATGGTCTAACAGGGTGAAAAAGAGAGAGTTATTGTTGGAGGATGTAGTTGGTGGTACTTCTTTGTCAAGCAATGCAAAAGGTAAGAGGAGTGAGAGAGACAGAGAAGGAAAGGGACATGGTAGAGAGGTTTTATCTAGAAATGGGACTAATAAGATTGGGCGACCAGTGTCCAATGTTAAGGGGGGAAGGAAATCAAAAGCAAAGCCTAAGCAGAAAACTACTCAACTATCTGTTTCTGTAAATGGCCTTCTTGAGAAGATGCCTGAGCAACCCAAAACATCAACTTCTGTATCAAAGTTAACTGAGATAACTGCCAACAATAATGCTGGAGAAAAAGATGAGTTTAGCCTGGATGCATTGGATGACTTGCAGCTACCAGGACAAGATCTGGGTTCATGGTTGAACATTGATGATGACGGGTTACAGGATCATGACTTCATGGGCCTTGAAATTCCCATGGATGATCTTTCTGACTTGAATATGATGGTTTGA
- the LOC105771038 gene encoding uncharacterized protein LOC105771038 isoform X1, producing MENHEEEVKEKEMTEEEGAEEEQEEGDDVTSLTLERVAAAKQFIESHYKAHMKHIQDRKERRLVLEKQLASSDFPEEEQINLLKELERKESDYMRLKRHKICVDDFHLLTIIGRGAFGEVRLCQEKKSGDIFAMKKLKKSEMLSRGQVEHVRAERNLLAEVASHFIVKLYYSFQDAEYLYLIMEYLPGGDMMTLLMREDTLTETVARFYIAQSVLAIESIHRHNYIHRDIKPDNLLLDKNGHLKLSDFGLCKPLDCRNLSSINENETLDDENLNESMDVDGHFPESGRGRRWKNPLEQLKHWQHNRRKLAFSTVGTPDYIAPEVLLKKGYGMECDWWSLGAIMYEMLVGYPPFYSDDPVTTCRKIVHWRNHLKFPEEARLTPEAKDLICKLLCDVDHRLGTQGADQIKAHPWFKDTRWDKLYEMEAAFKPHVEGEFDTQNFMKFDEVDCPRTGSGPLKKTFLAPKDLNFVGYTYKNFEAVKGLRHSFGLFSLTREGKNTTVQLKCCVASQVHMHVLFQMVFKFILLPNK from the exons ATGGAGAATCATGAGGAGgaagtgaaagaaaaagagatgacGGAGGAGGAGGGGGCGGAGGAAGAGCAGGAGGAAGGGGATGATGTGACCAGCTTGACGCTTGAAAGGGTGGCTGCGGCTAAGCAGTTCATTGAAAGCCACTATAAAGCTCATATGAAACATATCCAAGATCGTAAAGAAAG GCGCTTGGTTTTGGAAAAGCAGTTGGCATCTTCTGATTTTCCAGAAGAAGAACAAATCAATCTGCTCAAGGAGTTGGAGCGCAAAGAGTCAGATTATATGAGGCTTAAAAGGCACAAGATCTGTGTCGatgattttcatcttttaacaATTATTGGAAGAGGAGCTTTTGGAGAG GTAAGATTGTGTCAAGAGAAAAAATCAGGTGATATTTTTGCcatgaaaaagttgaagaagTCAGAAATGCTTAGCAGAGGACAG GTTGAACATGTAAGAGCTGAGAGGAATTTGCTGGCAGAAGTTGCCAGTCACTTCATTGTGAAACTCTATTATTCTTTTCAAGATGCTGAGTATCTATATCTAATCATGGAGTATCTGCCTGGTGGTGACATGATGACTTTGCTAATGAGAGAAGACACTCTAACTGAGACTGTGGCTAGATTTTACATTGCTCAAAGTGTTCTGGCCATTGAATCTATTCATAGGCATAATTACATTCACAG AGACATTAAACCTGATAATCTTCTATTGGACAAAAATGGTCATTTGAAGCTTTCGGACTTTGGTCTTTGCAAGCCTCTAGACTGTAGAAATTTATCATCTATAAACGAAAATGAAACCCTTGATGATGAGAATTTGAATGAATCAATGGATGTTGATGGACACTTCCCTGAATCTGGTAGAGGAAGGCGCTGGAAAAATCCCCTTGAACAGTTGAAGCACTGGCAACATAATAGGAGGAAATTG GCATTCTCAACAGTTGGAACACCAGATTATATTGCCCCTGAAGTATTGCTCAAGAAAGGATATGGCATGGAGTGTGACTG GTGGTCACTTGGTGCTATCATGTATGAAATGCTTGTTGGTTATCCTCCATTTTACTCTGATGATCCAGTGACTACATGCAGAAAG ATTGTGCACTGGAGAAATCATTTGAAATTTCCAGAAGAAGCAAGGCTGACACCAGAAGCAAAGGATTTGATCTGTAAATTGCTTTGTGATGTTGACCATAGGCTTGGTACACAAGGAGCGgaccaaattaaa GCCCATCCTTGGTTCAAAGATACTCGTTGGGACAAACTCTATGAAATGGAAGCAGCATTTAAACCGCACGTTGAGGGAGAGTTTGATactcaaaattttatgaaatttgatgAG GTGGACTGTCCAAGAACAGGATCCGGGCCATTAAAGAAG ACGTTTTTAGCTCCTAAAGATCTTAATTTTGTGGGCTATACATACAAGAATTTTGAGGCTGTCAAAGGGTTGCGCCATTCTTTTG GTCTTTTTAGCTTAACAAGAGAAGGAAAGAACACCACCGTTCAACTCAAATGTTGCGTAGCCTCTCAAGTGCACATGCATGTGTTGTTTCAAATGGTGTTTAAATTCATTTTGTTGCcaaacaaataa
- the LOC105768266 gene encoding uncharacterized protein LOC105768266 isoform X2 → MAMSSKFDLSSGSPDRPLYTSGQRGAYLAAQLDRSGSFRETMENQILPSLSGMSRSGSVVAQEDVSNFFQCLRFNPKVVASDHKSSRQGDFKRHINVALGISADESPTVLSKGKLLPSPIPEEIKRLKAGLRDSSVKARERMKTFNEALSVFNKFFPSIPSKKRSRSDSFSGDRCNALLSSGRSILGPTIGKMGMHNLSVAGDFEFEQQKSEERPKNVVPSKRTRTSLVDVRMDMRNNALVKQPGNADRERELLRVSNSGAVQGEDRTVSGGIDGWEKAKMKKKRSGIKIDVSPSMVSAKPVEGYRESKQGIQQRAVSDARSRLNNESHGFRSGIANGSVGVGKSEGISPPTGLGPRSSNPRSDPDNSSPLSDRRDRPVASDKERVNIRAVNKMNVCDEFSSGSPTSSSKMNASVRGPRSGSGVGPKLSPIVHRVASNDWELSHCTNKPPTAGGANNRKRTTSARSSSLPVTHWASQRPLKSSRSARRTNIVPIVSSNDETPSLDAMSDMAGDETGSGFARCLSSNSPRQVKLKDQKAGRNVQKVSPLVLPSRKNKLMTGEDKGDAVRRQGRTGRGITSSRSLMPMTVEKFGNVGTAKQLRSARLGLDKAESKAGRPPTRKLTDRKAYARQRHVAISAAADFLVGLEDGHEELVAAVNNLINSAHAFPNSFWRQMEPFFGFISDADIAYLKQQGNFELAKLGSTPVPSITNGCHTISSGCGLLEQERDGRIAAVIPDGEVLSPQLVLDTGDKNVISLCQRFIAALIPEEVSDCGNEDLPCDSYGTGFEMDGELGSNGLSHIVNFQSTGHTSFNGYRITGKPEHDDSEIGMLRNAEIHSNFSPSLNGTFGNQSMPGSVCSEFQYESMNINEKLLLEAQSVGIFLEPLPDVAQMEDDEICADISKLEEKLNEQVSKKKGLLEKLLETATETRRTQEKGFEQLALDKLVMMAYGKYMSCWGRNAGGKSSSNKTIKLAALAFVKRTLDRYHKFEDTGKSCFDEPMLRDMFLSGFFLNDGQSGKPCSNSSIRSRSSGQNGDSYAVNSPDLLPPTNRLSGQTAVKDDSWSNRVKKRELLLEDVVGGTSLSSNAKGKRSERDREGKGHGREVLSRNGTNKIGRPVSNVKGGRKSKAKPKQKTTQLSVSVNGLLEKMPEQPKTSTSVSKLTEITANNNAGEKDEFSLDALDDLQLPGQDLGSWLNIDDDGLQDHDFMGLEIPMDDLSDLNMMV, encoded by the exons ATGGCAATGTCTAGCAAGTTTGATCTGTCTTCTGGTAGCCCGGATAGGCCACTGTACACCAGTGGGCAGCGTGGAGCCTACTTAGCTGCTCAGCTTGACAGATCAGGTAGCTTTCGCGAGACCATGGAGAACCAAATTCTACCTTCTCTTTCTGGTATGTCAAGGAGCGGTTCTGTAGTAGCCCAAGAAGATGTATCCAACTTCTTCCAATGCCTGCGTTTCAATCCAAAGGTGGTTGCTTCTGATCATAAGTCTAGTCGTCAAGGAGACTTTAAACGGCACATTAATGTTGCTCTTGGCATTTCTGCTGATGAATCTCCTACTGTGTTGTCAAAAGGCAAGTTGCTGCCTTCTCCCATACCTGAGGAAATAAAACGACTTAAGGCTGGTCTACGTGATTCTTCTGTCAAAGCAAG GGAGCGTATGAAAACTTTCAATGAAGCCTTATCAGTATTCAACAAGTTTTTTCCAAGCATACCATCTAAGAAGAGATCTCGATCAGATAGCTTTTCTGGTGACCGATGTAATGCCTTGTTATCTAGTGGTCGGTCCATCTTGGGGCCTACCATTGGCAAGATGGGAATGCATAATCTTTCTGTTGCTGGAGATTTTGAATTTGAAcagcagaagtcagaagaaAGGCCCAAAAATGTTGTTCCAAGTAAACGAACTCGAACTTCTCTGGTGGATGTCAgg ATGGATATGCGGAACAATGCTTTAGTTAAGCAGCCTGGTAATGCAGATAGGGAAAGGGAACTGCTCAGGGTGTCAAATAGCGGTGCAGTTCAGGGTGAGGATCGAACTGTATCAGGTGGCATTGATGGATGGGAAAAGgcaaagatgaagaaaaagcGTTCTGGGATAAAAATTGATGTATCTCCTAGTATGGTATCAGCCAAACCTGTGGAAGGGTACCGGGAATCTAAACAGGGAATACAGCAAAGGGCTGTTTCTGATGCTCGATCAAGGTTAAATAATGAATCCCATGGCTTCAG GTCAGGAATTGCTAATGGATCTGTTGGAGTAGGAAAATCGGAAGGTATCTCGCCGCCGACTGGCTTGGGTCCACGCTCGTCTAACCCTAGGTCTGATCCAGACAACAGCTCCCCTCTCAGTGATCGGAGAGATCGTCCTGTTGCTTCTGATAAAGAGAGAGTGAATATCAGAGCTGTTAACAA GATGAATGTCTGTGATGAATTTAGTTCAGGTAGTCCTACTTCaagctcaaaaatgaatgcatCTGTTCGTGGTCCTCGATCAGGGTCTGGGGTCGGTCCAAAGTTGTCGCCAATTGTTCATAGGGTGGCATCAAATGACTGGGAGCTTTCTCACTGTACAAATAAACCACCTACTGCTGGTGGAGCTAATAACCGAAAACGCACGACATCAGCTAGGTCTTCATCACTACCTGTCACCCACTGGGCCAGCCAGAGACCACTGAAGAGCTCTCGTAGTGCAAGACGAACAAATATTGTTCCTATTGTTTCAAGTAATGATGAAACACCGTCGCTGGATGCTATGTCTGATATGGCAGGTGATGAAACTGGGTCAGGATTTGCTAGATGCTTGTCAAGCAATTCTCCTCGACAAGTTAAACTAAAAG ATCAGAAAGCTGGACGGAATGTTCAAAAGGTATCCCCTTTGGTCTTGCCATCAAGAAAGAATAAGCTGATGACTGGAGAAGATAAAGGAGATGCTGTACGTCGACAAGGGAGGACTGGACGGGGTATTACTTCTTCAAGATCTCTTATGCCAATGACAGTTGAGAAGTTTGGCAATGTGGGGACGGCAAAACAGCTCAGAAGTGCCAGGCTTGGCTTGGATAAGGCTGAAAG CAAGGCTGGTCGTCCTCCAACTAGGAAGCTAACTGACCGCAAGGCCTATGCACGCCAGAGGCATGTAGCTATCAGTGCAGCTGCAGATTTCCTTG TTGGTTTGGAGGATGGGCATGAAGAGTTGGTAGCTGCTGTAAACAATCTTATTAATTCTG CCCATGCCTTTCCAAACTCCTTTTGGAGGCAGATGGAGCCTTTTTTTGGTTTCATATCTGATGCAGATATTGCCTATTTGAAGCAGCAG GGAAATTTCGAACTCGCCAAATTGGGATCAACACCAGTTCCTTCTATTACAAACGGTTGTCATACCATCTCCAGTGGGTGTGGGTTGCTTGAACAGGAAAGAGATGGCAGAATTGCTGCTGTAATACCAGATGGTGAAGTCCTTTCACCACAATTGGTCCTGGATACTGGAGACAAAAATGTGATTTCTCTCTGTCAGAGATTTATAGCAGCTCTAATTCCAGAAGAAGTTAGTGACTGTGGAAATGAAGACCTTCCATGCGATTCGTATGGAACTGGATTTGAGATGGATGGAGAATTGGGATCCAATGGTTTGAGTCATATTGTTAACTTCCAGTCTACTGGGCATACTTCGTTCAATGGTTATAGGATAACTGGGAAGCCAGAACATGATGATTCTGAAATTGGTATGTTGAGAAATGCAGAAATTCACTCAAATTTTAGCCCATCCTTGAATGGCACTTTTGGAAACCAATCAATGCCTGGCTCGGTTTGTTCAGAATTCCAGTATGAGAGTATGAATATAAATGAGAAACTCCTTTTGGAGGCCCAAAGTGTTGGAATTTTCTTAGAACCACTG CCTGATGTAGCACAGATGGAGGATGATGAAATTTGTGCAGACATTAGTAAGCTAGAGGAGAAGCTCAATGAACAG GTTTCAAAGAAGAAAGGCCTGCTTGAAAAGCTGTTGGAAACTGCCACAGAAACAAGAAGAACTCAGGAGAA GGGATTCGAACAGCTTGCTCTTGACAAACTTGTCATGATGGCTTATGGGAAGTACATG AGTTGTTGGGGTCGTAATGCTGGTGGGAAGAGTTCCAGTAACAAAACGATCAAGCTAGCTGCCTTGGCATTTGTTAAACGGACATTAGATCGATATCATAAATTTGAAGATACAGGCAAGAGCTGCTTCGATGAGCCCATGCTTAGAGACATGTTTCTTTCTGGGTTTTTCCTAAATGATGGTCAATCTGGGAAGCCCTGTTCAAATAGCTCTATCCGTTCTAGAAGTTCAG GTCAAAATGGGGATAGCTATGCTGTTAATTCGCCTGATCTGCTTCCACCCACAAATCGGTTATCTGGTCAAACTGCTGTTAAAGATGACTCATGGTCTAACAGGGTGAAAAAGAGAGAGTTATTGTTGGAGGATGTAGTTGGTGGTACTTCTTTGTCAAGCAATGCAAAAGGTAAGAGGAGTGAGAGAGACAGAGAAGGAAAGGGACATGGTAGAGAGGTTTTATCTAGAAATGGGACTAATAAGATTGGGCGACCAGTGTCCAATGTTAAGGGGGGAAGGAAATCAAAAGCAAAGCCTAAGCAGAAAACTACTCAACTATCTGTTTCTGTAAATGGCCTTCTTGAGAAGATGCCTGAGCAACCCAAAACATCAACTTCTGTATCAAAGTTAACTGAGATAACTGCCAACAATAATGCTGGAGAAAAAGATGAGTTTAGCCTGGATGCATTGGATGACTTGCAGCTACCAGGACAAGATCTGGGTTCATGGTTGAACATTGATGATGACGGGTTACAGGATCATGACTTCATGGGCCTTGAAATTCCCATGGATGATCTTTCTGACTTGAATATGATGGTTTGA
- the LOC105771038 gene encoding uncharacterized protein LOC105771038 isoform X2: protein MENHEEEVKEKEMTEEEGAEEEQEEGDDVTSLTLERVAAAKQFIESHYKAHMKHIQDRKERRLVLEKQLASSDFPEEEQINLLKELERKESDYMRLKRHKICVDDFHLLTIIGRGAFGEVRLCQEKKSGDIFAMKKLKKSEMLSRGQVEHVRAERNLLAEVASHFIVKLYYSFQDAEYLYLIMEYLPGGDMMTLLMREDTLTETVARFYIAQSVLAIESIHRHNYIHRDIKPDNLLLDKNGHLKLSDFGLCKPLDCRNLSSINENETLDDENLNESMDVDGHFPESGRGRRWKNPLEQLKHWQHNRRKLAFSTVGTPDYIAPEVLLKKGYGMECDWWSLGAIMYEMLVGYPPFYSDDPVTTCRKIVHWRNHLKFPEEARLTPEAKDLICKLLCDVDHRLGTQGADQIKAHPWFKDTRWDKLYEMEAAFKPHVEGEFDTQNFMKFDEVDCPRTGSGPLKKTFLAPKDLNFVGYTYKNFEAVKGLRHSFADVKEFGPVRQASTDSFHSDSGVDYSNSDKETRML from the exons ATGGAGAATCATGAGGAGgaagtgaaagaaaaagagatgacGGAGGAGGAGGGGGCGGAGGAAGAGCAGGAGGAAGGGGATGATGTGACCAGCTTGACGCTTGAAAGGGTGGCTGCGGCTAAGCAGTTCATTGAAAGCCACTATAAAGCTCATATGAAACATATCCAAGATCGTAAAGAAAG GCGCTTGGTTTTGGAAAAGCAGTTGGCATCTTCTGATTTTCCAGAAGAAGAACAAATCAATCTGCTCAAGGAGTTGGAGCGCAAAGAGTCAGATTATATGAGGCTTAAAAGGCACAAGATCTGTGTCGatgattttcatcttttaacaATTATTGGAAGAGGAGCTTTTGGAGAG GTAAGATTGTGTCAAGAGAAAAAATCAGGTGATATTTTTGCcatgaaaaagttgaagaagTCAGAAATGCTTAGCAGAGGACAG GTTGAACATGTAAGAGCTGAGAGGAATTTGCTGGCAGAAGTTGCCAGTCACTTCATTGTGAAACTCTATTATTCTTTTCAAGATGCTGAGTATCTATATCTAATCATGGAGTATCTGCCTGGTGGTGACATGATGACTTTGCTAATGAGAGAAGACACTCTAACTGAGACTGTGGCTAGATTTTACATTGCTCAAAGTGTTCTGGCCATTGAATCTATTCATAGGCATAATTACATTCACAG AGACATTAAACCTGATAATCTTCTATTGGACAAAAATGGTCATTTGAAGCTTTCGGACTTTGGTCTTTGCAAGCCTCTAGACTGTAGAAATTTATCATCTATAAACGAAAATGAAACCCTTGATGATGAGAATTTGAATGAATCAATGGATGTTGATGGACACTTCCCTGAATCTGGTAGAGGAAGGCGCTGGAAAAATCCCCTTGAACAGTTGAAGCACTGGCAACATAATAGGAGGAAATTG GCATTCTCAACAGTTGGAACACCAGATTATATTGCCCCTGAAGTATTGCTCAAGAAAGGATATGGCATGGAGTGTGACTG GTGGTCACTTGGTGCTATCATGTATGAAATGCTTGTTGGTTATCCTCCATTTTACTCTGATGATCCAGTGACTACATGCAGAAAG ATTGTGCACTGGAGAAATCATTTGAAATTTCCAGAAGAAGCAAGGCTGACACCAGAAGCAAAGGATTTGATCTGTAAATTGCTTTGTGATGTTGACCATAGGCTTGGTACACAAGGAGCGgaccaaattaaa GCCCATCCTTGGTTCAAAGATACTCGTTGGGACAAACTCTATGAAATGGAAGCAGCATTTAAACCGCACGTTGAGGGAGAGTTTGATactcaaaattttatgaaatttgatgAG GTGGACTGTCCAAGAACAGGATCCGGGCCATTAAAGAAG ACGTTTTTAGCTCCTAAAGATCTTAATTTTGTGGGCTATACATACAAGAATTTTGAGGCTGTCAAAGGGTTGCGCCATTCTTTTG CGGATGTAAAGGAGTTTGGACCGGTAAGGCAGGCATCAACCGACTCGTTCCACA GTGATTCTGGTGTGGACTACTCTAATAGTGATAAGGAAACAAGGATGCTCTGA